A stretch of Candidatus Sphingomonas phytovorans DNA encodes these proteins:
- a CDS encoding XdhC family protein, protein MADNDTVLAAAQAWKGAPMAIATVVSTWGSAPRPRGSHMLVHADGRFEGSVSGGCVESDILATAAEVIAGAPFQVKSYGVADAAAWEVGLPCGGEIAVMVQPVSAEGFDPELFDRIAEARDAGKALTVSTSLDTGHSDARPLETGSAFLNRYDPPRRLLIVGAVQIAQALAGLARELGIDTVVIDPRARFLTGERFPGVTLDDRWPDEAVAAYAPGPSTAVVTLSHDTKIDDPALIAALAAPTAYVGALGSRRSHAARRERLAAQGVGAAALDRIDAPVGLDIGAIGPAEIALSIAAAMVGAFNFRDDKNAS, encoded by the coding sequence ATGGCCGATAACGACACCGTCCTCGCCGCGGCCCAGGCCTGGAAGGGCGCGCCGATGGCGATCGCCACAGTCGTCTCGACCTGGGGATCGGCGCCCCGGCCGCGCGGCAGCCATATGCTGGTGCACGCCGATGGCCGGTTCGAAGGCTCAGTCTCGGGCGGCTGCGTCGAGAGCGACATCCTCGCCACCGCCGCCGAGGTGATCGCGGGCGCGCCGTTCCAGGTGAAGAGTTATGGCGTCGCCGACGCCGCGGCCTGGGAGGTCGGCCTGCCCTGCGGCGGCGAGATCGCGGTGATGGTGCAGCCGGTCTCGGCTGAAGGCTTCGACCCCGAATTGTTCGACCGGATCGCCGAGGCGCGCGACGCAGGCAAGGCGCTTACCGTGTCGACCAGCCTCGACACCGGACACAGCGACGCACGCCCGCTCGAGACCGGGTCGGCCTTCCTCAACCGATACGATCCGCCACGCCGCCTGCTGATCGTCGGCGCGGTGCAGATCGCTCAGGCGCTTGCCGGGCTGGCGCGCGAACTGGGCATCGACACGGTGGTGATCGATCCCCGCGCCCGCTTCCTGACCGGGGAGCGATTCCCCGGCGTGACCCTCGACGATCGCTGGCCCGACGAGGCGGTTGCGGCCTATGCGCCCGGCCCGTCGACGGCGGTGGTGACGCTGAGCCACGACACCAAGATCGACGATCCCGCCCTGATCGCCGCGCTGGCCGCGCCCACCGCCTATGTCGGCGCGCTCGGCTCCCGCCGCAGCCACGCCGCGCGGCGGGAACGGCTCGCCGCGCAAGGGGTTGGAGCAGCGGCGCTCGACCGTATCGATGCGCCGGTCGGCCTCGACATCGGCGCGATCGGGCCTGCCGAAATCGCGCTGTCGATCGCGGCGGCGATGGTGGGCGCCTTCAATTTCCGGGACGACAAGAACGCATCATGA
- a CDS encoding nucleotidyltransferase family protein, with the protein MIHVEKTVLILLAAGRSERFGDIDKLEQNFLGQPLAMHVVTAFEDIPFQARFVVKNGTDLDFASRGYRVIHNDDPGIGMSRSVKLGVQNARDDGADAVVIALADMPRVTASHLYHLIEAVDSRHSVVASSDGVNPCPPAVFGAGQFDFLLNLEGDAGARDLVRAGRHVVTSPAELIDIDTPADLERLRALVRPL; encoded by the coding sequence ATGATCCATGTCGAGAAGACCGTGCTGATCCTGCTCGCGGCGGGGCGTTCCGAACGCTTCGGCGACATCGACAAGCTGGAGCAGAATTTCCTGGGCCAGCCGCTGGCGATGCATGTGGTGACGGCGTTCGAGGATATCCCCTTCCAGGCGCGCTTCGTGGTGAAGAACGGCACCGATCTCGATTTCGCGAGCCGGGGGTACCGGGTGATCCACAATGACGATCCGGGGATCGGCATGTCGCGTTCAGTAAAGCTCGGCGTGCAGAATGCGCGCGACGACGGTGCGGATGCGGTGGTGATCGCGCTCGCCGACATGCCGCGCGTCACCGCCTCGCACCTCTATCACCTGATCGAGGCAGTGGATTCGCGCCATTCGGTGGTCGCCTCGAGCGACGGGGTGAACCCCTGCCCGCCCGCCGTGTTCGGCGCGGGGCAATTCGATTTCCTGCTGAACCTCGAAGGCGATGCCGGCGCGCGCGACCTGGTGCGCGCGGGCAGGCATGTGGTGACGTCGCCCGCTGAACTGATCGACATCGATACGCCAGCGGATCTCGAAAGGCTGCGGGCACTTGTCCGACCTCTTTGA
- a CDS encoding xanthine dehydrogenase family protein molybdopterin-binding subunit, which yields MTEYRMDADHPGLALDRGVQDVLGRGLDRVDGVFKVTGAATYGYEHQIENVAYGYLITAPAAKGKVTGFDIEAARALPGVIDVIVDDQRVARQAAGFSPAHSGNGEIDHWDQVLGAAIATSFEAARDAARAVRVTIEPEPGRFDTMADVAEASGPPKDSRLQDLTIGDIDAAMAGAAASIDQLYSTPNQVHAAMEPHASIAVWEDEKLTLYSSLQILHAAKQILAAAVGIEARNVRIVSPYIGGGFGGKLLGPEAVMAAIAARRIGRPVKIAMARAQLFHNVYRRTDTHQRIRLAADEHGRLMAIGHDSVVSQGPDGGFMEPVALGTIPLYGAPVRHFSHKVVTLDMVQAGAVRAPGEAVGMLALETAMDELAEQLGRDPVDFRKLNEPAADPTTGQPFSTRRLVECLDRGAGMFGWARRQPTPGSMREGEWLIGMGMAAAVRINLLVDSQARVTLGTDGHATIETDMTDIGTGTYTILAQIAGESLGLPIRCVDVRLGDTDLPPGAGSGGSFGAASAGSSVALACEDLVAELAGRMGTTPENMTLKDGHAIAGNRRVALGELVGAAPLVATGKISQGRNARTYSQAAHGAQFAEVAVNAVTGAVRVRRMLGVFEAGRILNAKTARSQAIGGMIWGIGYALMEGAELDRRHGHFVNHDLGEYHVPVHADVPHLDVHFIEDLDHHANPIGAKGLGELTISGAGAAVTNAIYNACGVRVRDFPMTLDKVLAGLPPV from the coding sequence GGCAGCCCGCGCGCTGCCCGGCGTGATCGACGTCATCGTCGACGATCAGCGCGTCGCGCGCCAGGCGGCTGGTTTCTCGCCGGCGCATAGCGGCAATGGCGAGATCGATCATTGGGACCAGGTTCTCGGTGCCGCCATCGCGACCAGCTTCGAGGCGGCGCGGGATGCGGCGCGCGCGGTGCGGGTGACGATCGAACCCGAGCCGGGCCGGTTCGACACGATGGCCGATGTCGCCGAAGCGAGCGGACCGCCGAAGGATTCGCGTCTTCAGGACCTGACGATCGGCGACATCGATGCGGCGATGGCCGGGGCCGCCGCCAGCATCGACCAGCTCTATTCTACGCCCAACCAGGTCCATGCCGCGATGGAACCGCACGCCTCGATCGCGGTGTGGGAGGATGAGAAACTTACCCTCTATTCAAGCCTGCAGATTCTGCACGCGGCGAAGCAGATCCTCGCCGCGGCGGTGGGCATCGAGGCCCGGAACGTCCGGATCGTCTCGCCCTATATCGGCGGCGGGTTCGGCGGGAAGCTGCTCGGGCCAGAGGCGGTGATGGCGGCAATCGCGGCGCGGCGGATCGGCCGCCCGGTCAAGATCGCGATGGCGCGGGCGCAGCTCTTCCATAATGTCTATCGCCGCACCGACACGCACCAGCGCATCCGCCTCGCCGCCGACGAGCATGGCAGGCTGATGGCGATCGGGCATGACAGCGTGGTGAGCCAGGGCCCGGACGGCGGCTTCATGGAGCCGGTCGCGCTCGGCACCATCCCGCTCTACGGCGCGCCCGTCAGGCATTTCAGCCACAAGGTGGTGACGCTCGACATGGTCCAGGCGGGCGCGGTACGCGCGCCGGGCGAGGCGGTCGGCATGCTCGCGCTGGAAACGGCGATGGACGAACTGGCCGAACAACTCGGCCGCGATCCGGTCGATTTCCGCAAGCTCAACGAACCCGCGGCCGATCCGACGACAGGCCAACCCTTCTCGACGCGGCGCCTCGTCGAATGCCTCGACCGGGGCGCTGGAATGTTCGGCTGGGCACGCAGGCAGCCGACGCCCGGATCGATGCGAGAGGGCGAATGGCTGATCGGCATGGGCATGGCGGCGGCGGTGCGGATCAACCTGCTGGTCGATTCGCAGGCGCGCGTGACGCTCGGCACCGATGGCCACGCGACGATCGAGACCGACATGACCGATATCGGCACCGGCACTTACACCATCCTCGCGCAGATCGCGGGGGAGTCGCTCGGCCTGCCGATCCGGTGCGTCGACGTGAGACTGGGCGATACCGATCTGCCGCCGGGCGCAGGATCGGGCGGATCGTTCGGCGCGGCCAGCGCCGGATCGTCGGTGGCGCTGGCGTGCGAGGATCTGGTCGCCGAACTGGCCGGGCGCATGGGCACCACGCCGGAGAACATGACGCTGAAGGACGGCCACGCGATCGCGGGCAACCGCCGCGTCGCACTGGGCGAGCTGGTCGGCGCCGCGCCGCTGGTGGCGACGGGCAAGATCAGCCAGGGCAGGAACGCCCGCACCTACAGCCAGGCAGCGCACGGCGCTCAGTTCGCCGAGGTGGCGGTCAATGCCGTCACCGGCGCGGTGCGGGTGCGGCGCATGCTCGGCGTGTTCGAGGCGGGGCGAATCCTCAACGCCAAGACAGCGCGCAGCCAGGCGATCGGCGGGATGATCTGGGGCATCGGCTATGCGCTGATGGAAGGTGCCGAGCTCGACCGGCGCCACGGCCATTTCGTGAACCACGATCTCGGCGAATATCATGTGCCGGTGCATGCCGATGTGCCACATCTCGACGTGCATTTCATCGAGGACCTCGACCATCACGCCAATCCGATCGGGGCGAAAGGTCTCGGCGAGCTGACCATTTCCGGCGCTGGCGCGGCGGTGACCAACGCTATCTACAATGCATGTGGCGTGCGGGTGCGGGATTTTCCGATGACGCTCGACAAGGTGCTGGCGGGGTTGCCACCGGTATGA